In the Bos taurus isolate L1 Dominette 01449 registration number 42190680 breed Hereford chromosome 21, ARS-UCD2.0, whole genome shotgun sequence genome, one interval contains:
- the PSTPIP1 gene encoding proline-serine-threonine phosphatase-interacting protein 1 isoform X3 has translation MEMSGFWLGTEAGGGLGEMENVGSSHIQLALALREELRSLEEFRERQKEQRKKYEAVMDRVQKSKLSLHKKAMESKKTYEQKCRDADDAEQAFERISTNGQQKQVEKSQNKAKQCKDSAMEAERTYRQNIEQLERVRSEWEQEHRATCEAFQLQEFDRLTILRNSLWVHCNQLSMQCVKDDELYEEVRVTLEGCSVDADIDGFIQAKSTGTEPPAPVPYQNYYDREVAPLSSSPGVQPSCGMIKRFSGLLHGSPKTTLSAASAASTETLTPTPDRNEGVYAAIAVQEAPGPPTMPGQDYRALYDYTAQNSDELNISAGDILEVILEGEDGWWTVQRNGQRGFVPGSYLEKI, from the exons ATGGAGATGAGTGGATTCTGGTTGGGAACTGAGGCTGGTGGAGGACTTGGGG AAATGGAGAATGTGGGCAGCTCCCACATCCAGCTGGCCCTGGCCCTGCGCGAGGAGCTGCGGAGCCTGGAGGAGTTCCGtgagaggcagaaggagcagaggAAGAAG tacGAGGCTGTCATGGACCGTGTCCAGAAGAGCAAGCTGTCGCTCCACAAGAAGGCCATGGAG TCCAAGAAGACGTATGAGCAGAAGTGCCGGGATGCGGATGACGCTGAACAGGCCTTTGAGCGCATTAGCACCAACGGTCAACAGAAGCAGGTGGAGAAG AGCCAGAACAAAGCCAAGCAGTGCAAGGACTCAGCCATGGAGGCAG AGCGAACATACAGGCAGAACATTGAGcagctggagagggtgcggagtgAGTGGGAGCAGGAGCACCGCGCCACCTGCGAG GCCTTCCAGTTGCAGGAGTTTGACCGGCTGACCATCCTCCGCAACTCCCTGTGGGTGCACTGCAACCAGCTCTCCATGCAGTGCGTCAAGGACGATGAG CTCTACGAAGAGGTGCGGGTGACGCTGGAAGGCTGCAGCGTGGATGCCGACATTGACGGCTTCATCCAGGCCAAGAGCACGGGCACTGAGCCCCCAG CGCCGGTGCCTTACCAGAACTACTATGATCGGGAGGTGGCCCCGTTGTCCAGCAGCCCTGGCGTCCAGCCGTCCTGTGGTATGATAAAGAG GTTTTCTGGGCTGCTGCATGGAAGTCCCAAGACCACACTGTCAGCAGCTTCTGCAG CCTCCACAGAGACCCTGACTCCTACCCCTGACCGGAATGAGGGTGTCTACGCTGCCATCGCCGTGCAGGAGGCGCCAGGGCCCCCCACCATGCCAGGCCAGGACTATAGGGCACTCTATGACTACACAGCCCAG AACTCTGACGAGCTGAACATCTCTGCGGGGGACATCCTGGAGGTCATCCTGGAAGGGGAGGACGGCTGGTGGACGGTACAACGGAACGGGCAGCGTGGCTTTGTCCCTGGCTCCTACCTGGAGAAGATTTAA
- the PSTPIP1 gene encoding proline-serine-threonine phosphatase-interacting protein 1 isoform X4, giving the protein MENVGSSHIQLALALREELRSLEEFRERQKEQRKKYEAVMDRVQKSKLSLHKKAMESKKTYEQKCRDADDAEQAFERISTNGQQKQVEKSQNKAKQCKDSAMEAERTYRQNIEQLERVRSEWEQEHRATCEAFQLQEFDRLTILRNSLWVHCNQLSMQCVKDDELYEEVRVTLEGCSVDADIDGFIQAKSTGTEPPAPVPYQNYYDREVAPLSSSPGVQPSCGMIKRFSGLLHGSPKTTLSAASAASTETLTPTPDRNEGVYAAIAVQEAPGPPTMPGQDYRALYDYTAQNSDELNISAGDILEVILEGEDGWWTVQRNGQRGFVPGSYLEKI; this is encoded by the exons ATGGAGAATGTGGGCAGCTCCCACATCCAGCTGGCCCTGGCCCTGCGCGAGGAGCTGCGGAGCCTGGAGGAGTTCCGtgagaggcagaaggagcagaggAAGAAG tacGAGGCTGTCATGGACCGTGTCCAGAAGAGCAAGCTGTCGCTCCACAAGAAGGCCATGGAG TCCAAGAAGACGTATGAGCAGAAGTGCCGGGATGCGGATGACGCTGAACAGGCCTTTGAGCGCATTAGCACCAACGGTCAACAGAAGCAGGTGGAGAAG AGCCAGAACAAAGCCAAGCAGTGCAAGGACTCAGCCATGGAGGCAG AGCGAACATACAGGCAGAACATTGAGcagctggagagggtgcggagtgAGTGGGAGCAGGAGCACCGCGCCACCTGCGAG GCCTTCCAGTTGCAGGAGTTTGACCGGCTGACCATCCTCCGCAACTCCCTGTGGGTGCACTGCAACCAGCTCTCCATGCAGTGCGTCAAGGACGATGAG CTCTACGAAGAGGTGCGGGTGACGCTGGAAGGCTGCAGCGTGGATGCCGACATTGACGGCTTCATCCAGGCCAAGAGCACGGGCACTGAGCCCCCAG CGCCGGTGCCTTACCAGAACTACTATGATCGGGAGGTGGCCCCGTTGTCCAGCAGCCCTGGCGTCCAGCCGTCCTGTGGTATGATAAAGAG GTTTTCTGGGCTGCTGCATGGAAGTCCCAAGACCACACTGTCAGCAGCTTCTGCAG CCTCCACAGAGACCCTGACTCCTACCCCTGACCGGAATGAGGGTGTCTACGCTGCCATCGCCGTGCAGGAGGCGCCAGGGCCCCCCACCATGCCAGGCCAGGACTATAGGGCACTCTATGACTACACAGCCCAG AACTCTGACGAGCTGAACATCTCTGCGGGGGACATCCTGGAGGTCATCCTGGAAGGGGAGGACGGCTGGTGGACGGTACAACGGAACGGGCAGCGTGGCTTTGTCCCTGGCTCCTACCTGGAGAAGATTTAA